The genomic region TAGTACACGGTGGCCGGCCAGCCGCCGGGCTCGGCCGCCGCGGGCACGCGGGCCGGGTCCGCGGCTACGCGCGCGACGTGGAAGGAGACGAGCATGTGCTCCGCATCTTCCGTGAACCAGGTGGGGTGGCGCGGCTCGCACACCACCGCGCCCGCGAAGCGCTCGCGCAGGTGCGCGAAGAAGGCAGGTGCCACGGCTGTGTCGTACGCCAGGCTGGGAGGAAGCTGCACGAGCAGCGGGCCCAGCTTCTCGCCGAGGTTTGCGCACTCGGAGAGGAGGCGGGCGAGCGGCTCGGCTGGGTCCGCGAGCTTGCGCGTGTGGGTGATCTCCTTGGGCACCTTCACCGCGAACCGGAAGGCGTCCGGCACCGAGGCGGCCCAGCGCGCGTACGTGGCCGGCCGGTGCGGGCGGTAGAAGGAAGAGTTGATCTCCACCGCGAGGAACCGCTCCGCGTATCGCTGGAGGTGGCTGCCTTCGATTGGAAAGTACTCCGCGTGCCGCGACGGCAGCGACCATCCCGCGCACCCGATCCGAACATTGTCCCGCATCGCGTCGTCTGCTTGGAGGTTCCCGTCTCGTTGTGAGTTCAAGGCCGGTATGGAAGTGCCGGGCCAGCGGGTGGATGGCCGTGCGTTCGAGCCTTTTCCACTGTGGGCAGCGGCGGTAGACTGGCTGATGCGGGTCCGCGGATTCTCGCCCCACCCTCTCACCGGCTGGAGCATGCGCAATCATCCTCGATTCTTCGTGCTCGTGCTGGGTGCGCTGTTGCTTCCGGCACGCGCGGCCACCGCGCAGGTGGCCGGGGCGGATTCGGTGCCGAACCGGGTGTACGATGCGAGGACGCACCGCTTCACCACGTTCGACGCGATGGTGGCCGAGGTGGCGCAGGCCGACGTGGCGTTTTTCGGCGAGGAGCACGACGACCCGGCGACGCACCGGCTGGAAGCCTCGCTGCTGCATGGCCTCGCCGCACGGCGGGGCAAGATCGTGGTGGCGCTGGAGATGTTCGAGCGCGACGTGCAGCCGAACGTCGACGCGTACCTCGCCGGGCGGATGGACGAGCGGGCGATGCTGGCCGTCTCGCGCCCGTGGCCGAAATACGCGGCGGACTATCGGCCGCTGGTGGAAGCCGCCCGGACCCACCACTGGCCCGTGATCGCCGGCAACGTCCCGCGGCGTATCGCGGCGGCGGTCGCGCGCTCCGGGCTGGTCACCCTGGACACGCTGCGGGGAGATGCGCGGCGGCTGGTCGCGGCCGACGTGCGCTGCCCGCGCGATGCGTACTTCACGCGCTTCGGCGAGGAGATGCGCGGGCACGGCGGCATGAGCGCGGGCGGAGATTCCGCGGAGGCGGCCGCGATGACGGAGCGGTTCTACCAGGCGCAGTGCAGCAAGGACGAGACGATGG from Longimicrobiaceae bacterium harbors:
- a CDS encoding DUF72 domain-containing protein; the protein is MRDNVRIGCAGWSLPSRHAEYFPIEGSHLQRYAERFLAVEINSSFYRPHRPATYARWAASVPDAFRFAVKVPKEITHTRKLADPAEPLARLLSECANLGEKLGPLLVQLPPSLAYDTAVAPAFFAHLRERFAGAVVCEPRHPTWFTEDAEHMLVSFHVARVAADPARVPAAAEPGGWPATVYYRLHGSPRIYYSAYEAEYLDRLALILAAAAHTADVWCIFDNTALDAATADALGTLARLGIPGPSFTSPGPPDPR
- a CDS encoding ChaN family lipoprotein, encoding MRNHPRFFVLVLGALLLPARAATAQVAGADSVPNRVYDARTHRFTTFDAMVAEVAQADVAFFGEEHDDPATHRLEASLLHGLAARRGKIVVALEMFERDVQPNVDAYLAGRMDERAMLAVSRPWPKYAADYRPLVEAARTHHWPVIAGNVPRRIAAAVARSGLVTLDTLRGDARRLVAADVRCPRDAYFTRFGEEMRGHGGMSAGGDSAEAAAMTERFYQAQCSKDETMAESVAVAFTAGGPGTLVVHFNGAFHTDHRQGTAERTARRLPNARIVVISAVPVPDLAAADTAAVEGQADYVVFTQAPPAAVEPPKP